The following proteins come from a genomic window of Dehalococcoidales bacterium:
- a CDS encoding metallopeptidase family protein encodes PEEFLSRLENVDVVIQDYPTADQMARGKLQRGHILLGLYEGVPQTRRGRGYGMVLPDKITIFQKPIEARCRNEGDIAVEVGKVVRHEIAHHFGISDARLRQIEMGED; translated from the coding sequence TGCCGGAGGAGTTCCTCTCCCGGCTGGAGAATGTCGACGTGGTGATCCAGGATTATCCTACGGCTGACCAGATGGCCAGGGGCAAGCTGCAGCGTGGCCACATCCTGCTCGGTCTTTACGAGGGGGTACCACAGACCCGGCGCGGTCGAGGCTACGGGATGGTGCTCCCGGACAAGATTACCATCTTCCAGAAGCCCATTGAGGCCAGGTGTCGCAACGAAGGTGATATTGCTGTCGAGGTCGGGAAGGTGGTCAGGCACGAGATAGCCCATCACTTCGGCATCAGTGATGCCAGGCTGCGGCAGATTGAGATGGGAGAGGACTGA